A portion of the Phycodurus eques isolate BA_2022a chromosome 3, UOR_Pequ_1.1, whole genome shotgun sequence genome contains these proteins:
- the scamp1 gene encoding secretory carrier-associated membrane protein 1 isoform X1: MSDFDSNPFADPDFNNPFQDPSVTQVTRSTPPGGLEEYNPFTDARTAAPGNAPKSAPAPSQNTQPAIMKPTEEPPAYSQQQTQDQARAQADLLRRQEELERKAAELDRRERELQSHGGAGRKNNWPPMPEKFPVGPCFYHDIAVDIPIEFQKTVKIMYNLWMFHAGTLFVNMFGCLAWFCVDPTHGVDFGLAMLWFLLFTPCSFVCWYRPLYGAFRSDSSFRFFVFFFVYICQFGVHVLQTIGITGWGTCGWITALMGLNSSIPVGIIMLLIAALFTTLSVGSLIMFKKVHALYRTTGASFEKAQQEFATGVMSNKTVQTAAANAAANAASNAARGAFKPHP, from the exons ATGTCCGACTTTGACAGCAACCCGTTTGCGGACCCGGACTTCAACAATCCGTTTCAG GATCCCTCAGTGACACAGGTGACCCGGTCTACTCCCCCCGGTGGTCTGGAAGAATACAACCCCTTCACAGATGCCAGAACA GCTGCCCCTGGAAATGCCCCCAAGTCTGCTCCAGCACCTTCGCAGAACACACAACCTGCCATAATGAAACCCACAGAAGAGCCCCCAGCTTACTCGCAGCAACAAACACAG GACCAAGCACGTGCTCAGGCTGACTTGCTGAGAAGGCAGGAGGAGTTGGAGAGGAAAGCAGCCGAGCTCGACCGCAGGGAGAGAGAGCTGCAGTCTCACGGAGGAGCCG GTCGTAAGAACAACTGGCCTCCCATGCCTGAGAAGTTCCCTGTAGGTCCGTGTTTCTACCACGACATCGCAGTGGACATTCCCATCGAGTTCCAGAAGACGGTGAAGATCATGTACAATCTCTGGATGT TCCACGCCGGCACGCTCTTTGTGAACATGTTCGGCTGCTTGGCCTGGTTCTGCGTGGATCCAACCCACGGTGTCGACTTTGGCCTGGCCATGTTGTGGTTTCTGCTCTTTACGCCTTGCTCCTTTGTCTGCTGGTACAGACCGCTGTATGGGGCTTTCAG GAGCGACAGTTCTTTTCGCTTCTTCGTATTCTTTTTCGTCTATATCTGCCAGTTTGGAGTTCACGTGCTACAAACGATCGGCATCACCGGTTGGGGCACATG CGGCTGGATCACAGCGCTAATGGGCCTGAACAGCAGCATCCCGGTGGGCATCATCATGCTGCTCATCGCCGCACTCTTCACCACACTCTCCGTGGGCTCCCTCatcatgtttaaaaaa GTACACGCGCTGTATCGGACCACCGGTGCCAGCTTCGAGAAGGCTCAGCAGGAGTTCGCCACCGGCGTCATGTCCAACAAGACGGTCCAGACGGCAGCGGCCAACGCTGCGGCTAACGCTGCATCCAACGCCGCTCGTGGGGCCTTCAAGCCTCATCCATAG
- the scamp1 gene encoding secretory carrier-associated membrane protein 1 isoform X2 — protein sequence MSDFDSNPFADPDFNNPFQDPSVTQVTRSTPPGGLEEYNPFTDARTAAPGNAPKSAPAPSQNTQPAIMKPTEEPPAYSQQQTQDQARAQADLLRRQEELERKAAELDRRERELQSHGGAGRKNNWPPMPEKFPVGPCFYHDIAVDIPIEFQKTVKIMYNLWMFHAGTLFVNMFGCLAWFCVDPTHGVDFGLAMLWFLLFTPCSFVCWYRPLYGAFRSDSSFRFFVFFFVYICQFGVHVLQTIGITGWGTCGWITALMGLNSSIPVHALYRTTGASFEKAQQEFATGVMSNKTVQTAAANAAANAASNAARGAFKPHP from the exons ATGTCCGACTTTGACAGCAACCCGTTTGCGGACCCGGACTTCAACAATCCGTTTCAG GATCCCTCAGTGACACAGGTGACCCGGTCTACTCCCCCCGGTGGTCTGGAAGAATACAACCCCTTCACAGATGCCAGAACA GCTGCCCCTGGAAATGCCCCCAAGTCTGCTCCAGCACCTTCGCAGAACACACAACCTGCCATAATGAAACCCACAGAAGAGCCCCCAGCTTACTCGCAGCAACAAACACAG GACCAAGCACGTGCTCAGGCTGACTTGCTGAGAAGGCAGGAGGAGTTGGAGAGGAAAGCAGCCGAGCTCGACCGCAGGGAGAGAGAGCTGCAGTCTCACGGAGGAGCCG GTCGTAAGAACAACTGGCCTCCCATGCCTGAGAAGTTCCCTGTAGGTCCGTGTTTCTACCACGACATCGCAGTGGACATTCCCATCGAGTTCCAGAAGACGGTGAAGATCATGTACAATCTCTGGATGT TCCACGCCGGCACGCTCTTTGTGAACATGTTCGGCTGCTTGGCCTGGTTCTGCGTGGATCCAACCCACGGTGTCGACTTTGGCCTGGCCATGTTGTGGTTTCTGCTCTTTACGCCTTGCTCCTTTGTCTGCTGGTACAGACCGCTGTATGGGGCTTTCAG GAGCGACAGTTCTTTTCGCTTCTTCGTATTCTTTTTCGTCTATATCTGCCAGTTTGGAGTTCACGTGCTACAAACGATCGGCATCACCGGTTGGGGCACATG CGGCTGGATCACAGCGCTAATGGGCCTGAACAGCAGCATCCCG GTACACGCGCTGTATCGGACCACCGGTGCCAGCTTCGAGAAGGCTCAGCAGGAGTTCGCCACCGGCGTCATGTCCAACAAGACGGTCCAGACGGCAGCGGCCAACGCTGCGGCTAACGCTGCATCCAACGCCGCTCGTGGGGCCTTCAAGCCTCATCCATAG